A single window of Mycolicibacterium madagascariense DNA harbors:
- a CDS encoding glutamate synthase subunit beta, which produces MADPRGFLKYTHRETPQRRPVPLRLRDWNEVYEDFSHDALRDQAARCMDCGIPFCHNGCPLGNLIPEWNDLVFKDRWRESIERLHATNNFPEFTGRLCPAPCEASCVLGINQDPVTIKQVEVEIIDNAFDNGWVVPLPPDRLTGKKVAVVGSGPAGLAAAQQLTRAGHTVTVFERADRIGGLLRYGIPEFKMEKRHIDRRLEQMRAEGTHFRAGVNVGVDVTAAQLRLNYDAVVLCGGATAFRDLPIPGRELAGIHQAMEYLPWANRVQQGDDVLGDDGEPPITAKGKRVVIIGGGDTGADCLGTAHRQGAVSVHQFEIMPRPPEERADSTPWPTYPLMYRVASAHEEGGERVFSVNTEEFVGSNGHVERLKVHEVEMQNGKFVKVEGSDFDLDADLVLLAMGFVGPEKPGLLTDLSVELTDRGNVARNKDFQSSVPGVFVAGDMGRGQSLIVWAIAEGRAAAAGVDRYLMGQTALPAPIKPTAAPQR; this is translated from the coding sequence AGTACACCCACCGCGAGACGCCTCAGCGCCGCCCGGTGCCGCTGCGCCTGCGCGACTGGAACGAGGTCTACGAGGACTTCTCCCACGACGCGCTGCGCGACCAGGCCGCCAGGTGCATGGACTGCGGTATTCCGTTCTGCCACAACGGATGTCCGCTGGGCAACCTGATCCCGGAGTGGAACGACCTGGTCTTCAAGGACCGCTGGCGCGAGTCGATCGAGCGGTTGCACGCCACGAACAACTTCCCCGAGTTCACCGGGCGGCTGTGCCCGGCGCCGTGTGAGGCGTCGTGCGTGCTCGGCATCAACCAGGACCCGGTGACGATCAAGCAGGTCGAGGTCGAGATCATCGACAACGCCTTCGACAACGGCTGGGTGGTCCCGCTTCCGCCGGACCGCCTCACCGGCAAGAAGGTCGCCGTCGTCGGGTCCGGACCGGCCGGCCTGGCTGCCGCGCAGCAGTTGACCCGGGCCGGGCACACCGTCACGGTGTTCGAGCGGGCCGACCGCATCGGCGGACTGCTCCGCTACGGCATCCCCGAGTTCAAGATGGAGAAGCGCCACATCGACCGTCGGCTCGAGCAGATGCGGGCCGAGGGCACGCACTTCCGTGCCGGGGTCAACGTCGGCGTCGACGTCACGGCTGCGCAGCTGCGGCTCAACTACGACGCCGTCGTGCTCTGCGGTGGTGCCACCGCGTTCCGCGACCTGCCGATCCCCGGTCGTGAACTCGCGGGCATCCACCAGGCGATGGAGTACCTGCCGTGGGCCAACCGCGTGCAGCAGGGCGACGACGTCCTCGGCGACGACGGCGAACCGCCGATCACGGCGAAGGGCAAGCGCGTCGTCATCATCGGTGGCGGTGACACCGGCGCCGACTGCCTCGGCACCGCGCACCGCCAGGGTGCGGTCAGCGTCCACCAGTTCGAGATCATGCCGCGGCCGCCCGAGGAACGCGCCGACTCGACGCCGTGGCCGACCTACCCGCTGATGTACCGGGTGGCCTCCGCCCACGAAGAGGGCGGCGAGCGCGTGTTCTCGGTCAACACCGAGGAGTTCGTCGGGTCCAACGGTCACGTCGAGCGCCTCAAGGTGCACGAGGTGGAGATGCAGAACGGCAAGTTCGTCAAGGTCGAGGGCAGTGACTTCGATCTGGATGCGGACCTGGTGCTGCTCGCGATGGGCTTCGTCGGGCCGGAGAAGCCCGGTCTGCTCACCGACCTCAGCGTCGAGCTGACCGATCGCGGAAACGTGGCGCGCAACAAGGACTTTCAGAGTTCCGTGCCGGGCGTCTTCGTGGCGGGCGACATGGGCCGCGGTCAGTCGCTGATCGTCTGGGCGATCGCCGAGGGCCGGGCCGCCGCCGCGGGCGTCGACCGCTACCTGATGGGTCAGACGGCGCTCCCGGCGCCGATCAAGCCGACGGCTGCACCCCAGCGCTAG